The Columba livia isolate bColLiv1 breed racing homer chromosome 18, bColLiv1.pat.W.v2, whole genome shotgun sequence genome includes a region encoding these proteins:
- the ATP5PD gene encoding ATP synthase subunit d, mitochondrial produces the protein MAGRRAALKAIDWAAFAERVPPNQRAMFNALKTRSDALSARLAALPEKPPTIDWAYYKTAVAKSGMVDEFEKKFSALKVPEPVDTQTAKIDAQEQEASKSTAEYVQASKARIAQYEQHLQKLKSMIPFEQMTFEDLNEAFPETKLDKEKYPFWPHKPIADL, from the exons ATGGCGGGccgcagagctgctctcaaGGCCATCGACTGGGCGGCCTTCGCCGAGAGGGTGCCCCCCAACCAGCGGGCCATGTTCAATGCCCTGAAGACCCGCAGCGACGCGCTGTCCGCCCG GTTGGCTGCTCTGCCAGAGAAACCCCCGACCATCGACTGGGCTTACTACAAGACTGCTGTTGCTAAATCTGGCATGGTGGATGAGTTTGAGAAGAAG TTCAGTGCACTAAAGGTTCCTGAGCCAGTGGATACACAAACTGCCAAAATCGATGCTCAAGAGCAGGAGGCT TCCAAGAGCACCGCTGAGTACGTGCAGGCTTCCAAGGCTCGGATTGCCCAGTACGAGCAACAT CTCCAGAAGCTCAAAAGCATGATTCCCTTTGAACAGATGACGTTTGAAGACTTGAACGAAGCCTTCCCCGAAACCAAACTGGACAAGGAGAAATACCCGTTCTGGCCCCACAAACCGATCGCTGATCTGTAA
- the SLC16A5 gene encoding monocarboxylate transporter 6 isoform X4 has product MSPGGAAGHGAAKPQDQGWAWMVLLATVLLQGLTLGYPPCIGVFFTDLQREFQASNSETSWFPSIMVAVLHGGGLGLCFSFQAGVTVLGYYFVRWRTLANAIASMGVSLGFTLWPLLSQYLLDEMGWRNTFLIFGGILLNCCVCGAIMRPVQLASGARPQSPKPAEELGKTAEGAQLSNGASSPHPELRQQSRRTACFQMLQKYLAFDIFCQNKGYRIYTVGVTWMMMGFALPHIYLVPYAIQNGVEERRAALLISIIGFINIFIRPLTGLLSGHSIFTRRRIYLFSLAVLLYGLSNFICVISAEFSVLIIYCIILSIAMSGVGALLFQVLMDVVEMDRFSSALGLFTILESITLLIGAPLTGLLVDITSDFHYVFYTSSFFLISAALFMGLSFCALQKKAKLKDAPKVPLDNPSKCQYNEIPTEPRAESQSPPAVVYITSI; this is encoded by the exons atgtccccaggaggagCAGCCGGACATGGAGCTGCCAAGCCCCAGGACCAGGGATGGGCTTGgatggtcctgctggccaccgTGCTGCTGCAGGGGTTGACACTGGGCTACCCCCCCTGCATCGGGGTCTTCTTCACCGACCTCCAGCGCGAGTTCCAGGCCAGCAACAGCGAGACGTCGTGGTTCCCGTCCATCATGGTGGCCGTGCTGCATGGAGGTG GTCTGGGCTTGTGTTTCAGCTTCCAGGCAGGAGTGACCGTGCTGGGCTACTACTTTGTGCGGTGGCGGACACTGGCCAACGCCATCGCATCCATGGGCGTCTCTCTGGGGTTCACGCTGTGGCCGCTGCTTTCTCAGTACTTGCTGGATGAGATGGGCTGGAGGAACACGTTCCTGATCTTCGGGGGAATCCTGTTGAACTGTTGCGTTTGTGGAGCCATCATGAGACCGGTCCAGCTCGCGTCAGGGGCACGACCACAGTCACCCAAGcctgcagaggagctggggaaAACAGCAGAAGGGGCACAACTGTCCAACGGAGCATCTTCTCCCCACCCCGAGCTCcggcagcagagcagaaggacCGCGTGCTTCCAGATGCTGCAAAAGTACCTGGCTTTTGACATCTTCTGCCAAAACAAAGGTTACAGGATTTACACTGTTGGAGTGACCTGGATGATGATGGGGTTTGCGTTACCCCACATCTACCTCGTGCCTTACGCCATCCAGAACGGGGTGGAGGAACGCAGGGCGGCCCTCCTCATCTCCATCATTGGGTTCATCAACATCTTCATCCGCCCTTTGACAGGGCTGCTTTCAGGACACAGCATCTTCACCAGGAGACGCATCTACCTGTTCAGCCTGGCCGTGCTCCTCTACGGGCTGAGCAACTTCATTTGCGTCATTTCGGCCGAGTTCAGCGTCCTCATCATCTACTGCATCATCCTCAGCATCGCCATGAGCGGCGTCGGGGCGCTGCTCTTCCAGGTGCTGATGGACGTGGTGGAGATGGACAGGTTCTCAAGTGCTCTAGGGCTCTTCACCATCCTGGAGAGCATCACCCTCCTCATCGGAGCGCCGCTCACAG GTCTCCTGGTGGACATCACCAGCGATTTCCACTACGTCTTCTACACCTCCAGTTTCTTCCTGATATCAGCCGCATTGTTCATGGGGCTCAGCTTCTGCGCCCtgcaaaaaaaagccaaattgaAAGACGCTCCCAAAGTACCTTTGGATAACCCCTCCAAATGCCAATACAATGAAATACCAACGGAACCACGGGCTGAGAGCCAATCCCCTCCAGCAGTCGTGTACATCACGAGCatatga
- the KCTD2 gene encoding BTB/POZ domain-containing protein KCTD2, with product MAELAAADGPPRGRTPSPGPGGAPGPPSPRAAGAAAGAGGAQSPPGAARPPAASKWVRLNVGGTYFVSTRQTLCREPKSFLCRLCCQDGPELGSDKDETGAYLIDRDPTYFGPILNYLRHGKLIINKELAEEGVLEEAEFYNIASLVRLVKERIRDNENRTSQGPVKHVYRVLQCQEEELTQMVSTMSDGWKFEQLISIGSSYNYGNEDQAEFLCVVSRELNNSTNGIVKEPSEKAKILQERGSRM from the exons ATGGCCGAGCTGGCGGCAGCGGACGGGCCGCCGCGGGGCCGCACGCCCAGCCCGGGCCCCGGGGGAGCGCCGGGGCCGCCCAGCCCCCGCGCGGccggagcggcggcgggagccGGTGGGGCTCAGTCCCCGCCCGGCGCGGCCCGGCCGCCCGCGGCCTCCAAGTGGGTTCGGCTGAACGTGGGCGGCACGTACTTCGTGAGCACCCGGCAGACTCTGTGCCGGGAGCCCAAGTCCTTCCTGTGCCGGCTCTGCTGCCAGGACGGGCCCGAGCTCGGCTCCGACAAG GATGAGACCGGGGCGTATCTGATCGATAGAGATCCCACATATTTTGGTCCAATACTGAACTACCTCCGACACGGGAAGCTCATCATAAACAAGGAGCTGGCAGAAGAAG GAGTACTGGAAGAAGCTGAGTTTTACAATATTGCGTCTCTTGTGCGGCTGGTGAAGGAGCGGATACGGGATAACGAGAACAGAACCTCCCAG GGACCTGTGAAGCACGTGTACAGGGTCCTGCAGTGCCAAGAGGAGGAGCTCACACAGATGGTGTCCACGATGTCCGACGGGTGGAAATTCGAACAG CTGATCAGCATTGGATCTTCCTATAACTACGGAAACGAAGACCAGGCAGAATTCCTCTGCGTTGTGTCCAGGGAGCTCAACAATTCTACCAATGGCATCGTCAAGGAGCCCAGCGAGAAGGCAAAG attctTCAAGAGCGAGGATCCCGGATGTAA
- the SLC16A5 gene encoding monocarboxylate transporter 6 isoform X2, with the protein MSPGGAAGHGAAKPQDQGWAWMVLLATVLLQGLTLGYPPCIGVFFTDLQREFQASNSETSWFPSIMVAVLHGGGPLCSILVKRFGCRFAVMLGGLLSGAGMVSSSFCGSIGQLYLTAGFITGLGLCFSFQAGVTVLGYYFVRWRTLANAIASMGVSLGFTLWPLLSQYLLDEMGWRNTFLIFGGILLNCCVCGAIMRPVQLASGARPQSPKPAEELGKTAEGAQLSNGASSPHPELRQQSRRTACFQMLQKYLAFDIFCQNKGYRIYTVGVTWMMMGFALPHIYLVPYAIQNGVEERRAALLISIIGFINIFIRPLTGLLSGHSIFTRRRIYLFSLAVLLYGLSNFICVISAEFSVLIIYCIILSIAMSGVGALLFQVLMDVVEMDRFSSALGLFTILESITLLIGAPLTGLLVDITSDFHYVFYTSSFFLISAALFMGLSFCALQKKAKLKDAPKVPLDNPSKCQYNEIPTEPRAESQSPPAVVYITSI; encoded by the exons atgtccccaggaggagCAGCCGGACATGGAGCTGCCAAGCCCCAGGACCAGGGATGGGCTTGgatggtcctgctggccaccgTGCTGCTGCAGGGGTTGACACTGGGCTACCCCCCCTGCATCGGGGTCTTCTTCACCGACCTCCAGCGCGAGTTCCAGGCCAGCAACAGCGAGACGTCGTGGTTCCCGTCCATCATGGTGGCCGTGCTGCATGGAGGTG GGCCCctctgcagcatcttggtgaaGCGCTTTGGCTGCCGGTTCGCGGTGATGCTGGGGGGGCTGCTCAGCGGCGCGGGGATGGTGTCCAGCTCCTTCTGCGGGTCCATCGGCCAGCTCTACCTGACAGCCGGCTTCATCACCG GTCTGGGCTTGTGTTTCAGCTTCCAGGCAGGAGTGACCGTGCTGGGCTACTACTTTGTGCGGTGGCGGACACTGGCCAACGCCATCGCATCCATGGGCGTCTCTCTGGGGTTCACGCTGTGGCCGCTGCTTTCTCAGTACTTGCTGGATGAGATGGGCTGGAGGAACACGTTCCTGATCTTCGGGGGAATCCTGTTGAACTGTTGCGTTTGTGGAGCCATCATGAGACCGGTCCAGCTCGCGTCAGGGGCACGACCACAGTCACCCAAGcctgcagaggagctggggaaAACAGCAGAAGGGGCACAACTGTCCAACGGAGCATCTTCTCCCCACCCCGAGCTCcggcagcagagcagaaggacCGCGTGCTTCCAGATGCTGCAAAAGTACCTGGCTTTTGACATCTTCTGCCAAAACAAAGGTTACAGGATTTACACTGTTGGAGTGACCTGGATGATGATGGGGTTTGCGTTACCCCACATCTACCTCGTGCCTTACGCCATCCAGAACGGGGTGGAGGAACGCAGGGCGGCCCTCCTCATCTCCATCATTGGGTTCATCAACATCTTCATCCGCCCTTTGACAGGGCTGCTTTCAGGACACAGCATCTTCACCAGGAGACGCATCTACCTGTTCAGCCTGGCCGTGCTCCTCTACGGGCTGAGCAACTTCATTTGCGTCATTTCGGCCGAGTTCAGCGTCCTCATCATCTACTGCATCATCCTCAGCATCGCCATGAGCGGCGTCGGGGCGCTGCTCTTCCAGGTGCTGATGGACGTGGTGGAGATGGACAGGTTCTCAAGTGCTCTAGGGCTCTTCACCATCCTGGAGAGCATCACCCTCCTCATCGGAGCGCCGCTCACAG GTCTCCTGGTGGACATCACCAGCGATTTCCACTACGTCTTCTACACCTCCAGTTTCTTCCTGATATCAGCCGCATTGTTCATGGGGCTCAGCTTCTGCGCCCtgcaaaaaaaagccaaattgaAAGACGCTCCCAAAGTACCTTTGGATAACCCCTCCAAATGCCAATACAATGAAATACCAACGGAACCACGGGCTGAGAGCCAATCCCCTCCAGCAGTCGTGTACATCACGAGCatatga
- the SLC16A5 gene encoding monocarboxylate transporter 6 isoform X3: MGLDGPAGHRAAAGVDTGLPPLHRGLLHRPPARVPGQQQRDVVVPVHHGGRAAWRWAPLQHLGEALWLPVRGDAGGAAQRRGDGVQLLLRVHRPALPDSRLHHRFQAGVTVLGYYFVRWRTLANAIASMGVSLGFTLWPLLSQYLLDEMGWRNTFLIFGGILLNCCVCGAIMRPVQLASGARPQSPKPAEELGKTAEGAQLSNGASSPHPELRQQSRRTACFQMLQKYLAFDIFCQNKGYRIYTVGVTWMMMGFALPHIYLVPYAIQNGVEERRAALLISIIGFINIFIRPLTGLLSGHSIFTRRRIYLFSLAVLLYGLSNFICVISAEFSVLIIYCIILSIAMSGVGALLFQVLMDVVEMDRFSSALGLFTILESITLLIGAPLTGLLVDITSDFHYVFYTSSFFLISAALFMGLSFCALQKKAKLKDAPKVPLDNPSKCQYNEIPTEPRAESQSPPAVVYITSI; this comes from the exons ATGGGCTTGgatggtcctgctggccaccgTGCTGCTGCAGGGGTTGACACTGGGCTACCCCCCCTGCATCGGGGTCTTCTTCACCGACCTCCAGCGCGAGTTCCAGGCCAGCAACAGCGAGACGTCGTGGTTCCCGTCCATCATGGTGGCCGTGCTGCATGGAGGTG GGCCCctctgcagcatcttggtgaaGCGCTTTGGCTGCCGGTTCGCGGTGATGCTGGGGGGGCTGCTCAGCGGCGCGGGGATGGTGTCCAGCTCCTTCTGCGGGTCCATCGGCCAGCTCTACCTGACAGCCGGCTTCATCACCG CTTCCAGGCAGGAGTGACCGTGCTGGGCTACTACTTTGTGCGGTGGCGGACACTGGCCAACGCCATCGCATCCATGGGCGTCTCTCTGGGGTTCACGCTGTGGCCGCTGCTTTCTCAGTACTTGCTGGATGAGATGGGCTGGAGGAACACGTTCCTGATCTTCGGGGGAATCCTGTTGAACTGTTGCGTTTGTGGAGCCATCATGAGACCGGTCCAGCTCGCGTCAGGGGCACGACCACAGTCACCCAAGcctgcagaggagctggggaaAACAGCAGAAGGGGCACAACTGTCCAACGGAGCATCTTCTCCCCACCCCGAGCTCcggcagcagagcagaaggacCGCGTGCTTCCAGATGCTGCAAAAGTACCTGGCTTTTGACATCTTCTGCCAAAACAAAGGTTACAGGATTTACACTGTTGGAGTGACCTGGATGATGATGGGGTTTGCGTTACCCCACATCTACCTCGTGCCTTACGCCATCCAGAACGGGGTGGAGGAACGCAGGGCGGCCCTCCTCATCTCCATCATTGGGTTCATCAACATCTTCATCCGCCCTTTGACAGGGCTGCTTTCAGGACACAGCATCTTCACCAGGAGACGCATCTACCTGTTCAGCCTGGCCGTGCTCCTCTACGGGCTGAGCAACTTCATTTGCGTCATTTCGGCCGAGTTCAGCGTCCTCATCATCTACTGCATCATCCTCAGCATCGCCATGAGCGGCGTCGGGGCGCTGCTCTTCCAGGTGCTGATGGACGTGGTGGAGATGGACAGGTTCTCAAGTGCTCTAGGGCTCTTCACCATCCTGGAGAGCATCACCCTCCTCATCGGAGCGCCGCTCACAG GTCTCCTGGTGGACATCACCAGCGATTTCCACTACGTCTTCTACACCTCCAGTTTCTTCCTGATATCAGCCGCATTGTTCATGGGGCTCAGCTTCTGCGCCCtgcaaaaaaaagccaaattgaAAGACGCTCCCAAAGTACCTTTGGATAACCCCTCCAAATGCCAATACAATGAAATACCAACGGAACCACGGGCTGAGAGCCAATCCCCTCCAGCAGTCGTGTACATCACGAGCatatga
- the SLC16A5 gene encoding monocarboxylate transporter 6 isoform X1: MSPGGAAGHGAAKPQDQGWAWMVLLATVLLQGLTLGYPPCIGVFFTDLQREFQASNSETSWFPSIMVAVLHGGGPLCSILVKRFGCRFAVMLGGLLSGAGMVSSSFCGSIGQLYLTAGFITGLGLCFSFQAGVTVLGYYFVRWRTLANAIASMGVSLGFTLWPLLSQYLLDEMGWRNTFLIFGGILLNCCVCGAIMRPVQLASGARPQSPKPAEELGKTAEGAQLSNGASSPHPELRQQSRRTACFQMLQKYLAFDIFCQNKGYRIYTVGVTWMMMGFALPHIYLVPYAIQNGVEERRAALLISIIGFINIFIRPLTGLLSGHSIFTRRRIYLFSLAVLLYGLSNFICVISAEFSVLIIYCIILSIAMSGVGALLFQVLMDVVEMDRFSSALGLFTILESITLLIGAPLTGIQGRVVPNPPTDTNIQGKTGNMWCKLQPVGIYHCSLILPGSTAGLTCRGGEMFVGRKTMNSQTHCFQRFSSC; the protein is encoded by the exons atgtccccaggaggagCAGCCGGACATGGAGCTGCCAAGCCCCAGGACCAGGGATGGGCTTGgatggtcctgctggccaccgTGCTGCTGCAGGGGTTGACACTGGGCTACCCCCCCTGCATCGGGGTCTTCTTCACCGACCTCCAGCGCGAGTTCCAGGCCAGCAACAGCGAGACGTCGTGGTTCCCGTCCATCATGGTGGCCGTGCTGCATGGAGGTG GGCCCctctgcagcatcttggtgaaGCGCTTTGGCTGCCGGTTCGCGGTGATGCTGGGGGGGCTGCTCAGCGGCGCGGGGATGGTGTCCAGCTCCTTCTGCGGGTCCATCGGCCAGCTCTACCTGACAGCCGGCTTCATCACCG GTCTGGGCTTGTGTTTCAGCTTCCAGGCAGGAGTGACCGTGCTGGGCTACTACTTTGTGCGGTGGCGGACACTGGCCAACGCCATCGCATCCATGGGCGTCTCTCTGGGGTTCACGCTGTGGCCGCTGCTTTCTCAGTACTTGCTGGATGAGATGGGCTGGAGGAACACGTTCCTGATCTTCGGGGGAATCCTGTTGAACTGTTGCGTTTGTGGAGCCATCATGAGACCGGTCCAGCTCGCGTCAGGGGCACGACCACAGTCACCCAAGcctgcagaggagctggggaaAACAGCAGAAGGGGCACAACTGTCCAACGGAGCATCTTCTCCCCACCCCGAGCTCcggcagcagagcagaaggacCGCGTGCTTCCAGATGCTGCAAAAGTACCTGGCTTTTGACATCTTCTGCCAAAACAAAGGTTACAGGATTTACACTGTTGGAGTGACCTGGATGATGATGGGGTTTGCGTTACCCCACATCTACCTCGTGCCTTACGCCATCCAGAACGGGGTGGAGGAACGCAGGGCGGCCCTCCTCATCTCCATCATTGGGTTCATCAACATCTTCATCCGCCCTTTGACAGGGCTGCTTTCAGGACACAGCATCTTCACCAGGAGACGCATCTACCTGTTCAGCCTGGCCGTGCTCCTCTACGGGCTGAGCAACTTCATTTGCGTCATTTCGGCCGAGTTCAGCGTCCTCATCATCTACTGCATCATCCTCAGCATCGCCATGAGCGGCGTCGGGGCGCTGCTCTTCCAGGTGCTGATGGACGTGGTGGAGATGGACAGGTTCTCAAGTGCTCTAGGGCTCTTCACCATCCTGGAGAGCATCACCCTCCTCATCGGAGCGCCGCTCACAG GAATACAGGGTCGTGTTGTCCCAAATCCTCCCACCGATACAAACATCCAGGGCAAAACAGGCAACATGTGGTGTAAGCTACAACCCGTCGGAATTTACCACTGCTCTTTGATACTCCCAGGCTCAACAGCGGGACTCACGTGCAGAGGCGGAGAGATGTttgtgggaagaaaaacaatgaatTCACAAACCCATTGTTTTCAACGTTTCTCATCTTGTTGA